From the Nevskia ramosa DSM 11499 genome, the window TCAGCCCGATTTTTTCAGTGCTGGACGGCCGGCGCGGCCACGCGTGGTCCGACGATCGGTCTGTGCTTCGATCTGGTCGAGGAAAGCGCGATCGCCCAATACCCAGCCTTTGAGCGTTGCATCGGTGAGCAGCGCCTGCTGATCGAGCGCGACACCCTGCTGCACCAGATCGGCGTAAGCCGCTTCGCGAGCAAATGGCGTGTTGCCGAGCGCCCAGCACAGCGGATGCGGCGTCAGCAGCCGGTCCTGCTGCTGGCCGATGTAATGACGATGGCTGGACCAGCGCCAGTCCGCCGCTTTCGTCACCAGCCCGGCGCGCACCGGATTGAGATCGATGTAGGCCATGCAGGCGAGCAGGTAGCGATCAGTCTGCACCAAAGTGGCGCGATAGCGTCCTTCCCAAAGCGTGCCGGTGCGCGCGTGGCGCCGGTTGAAGATCTGCACATAACGCCGGCCGAGCGCCTGCATCATCAGCGGCAGGCCGGTCTCGGTAGCGGGTGTGGCCAGCAGGTGGAAATGGT encodes:
- a CDS encoding REP-associated tyrosine transposase, with the translated sequence MARLPRLTVPGYPHHVIQRGNNRQLVFVDDQDRETLLGLLSEYATKHKVAIHAWVLMGNHFHLLATPATETGLPLMMQALGRRYVQIFNRRHARTGTLWEGRYRATLVQTDRYLLACMAYIDLNPVRAGLVTKAADWRWSSHRHYIGQQQDRLLTPHPLCWALGNTPFAREAAYADLVQQGVALDQQALLTDATLKGWVLGDRAFLDQIEAQTDRRTTRGRAGRPALKKSG